From a single Stackebrandtia endophytica genomic region:
- a CDS encoding GNAT family N-acetyltransferase, which yields MTPSEIAPPVGIVVRPATEDDLAEIGRIAVDAYRADGQLSDESAYERALRDASQRARYSELLVAVDSDRVVGSVALCEPGTRLAEVCRPGELEFRMLSVDPFAQGRGVGTILAGACLDRARQRGCDAVVISTRDELAKTAQRMYRRLGFERLPDRDWIPEGTDIRLITWRHDLTVSV from the coding sequence ATGACCCCCTCAGAAATCGCCCCGCCCGTCGGCATCGTCGTCAGGCCGGCCACCGAAGACGACCTGGCCGAGATCGGTCGGATCGCGGTGGACGCCTACCGGGCCGACGGGCAATTGAGCGATGAGAGCGCATATGAACGTGCGCTGCGAGATGCCTCGCAGCGCGCTCGGTACAGCGAACTGCTGGTGGCCGTCGACTCCGATCGGGTCGTCGGCAGCGTTGCGCTGTGCGAACCGGGCACCCGGTTGGCGGAGGTCTGCCGCCCCGGTGAGCTGGAGTTTCGGATGCTGTCGGTCGACCCATTCGCCCAGGGCAGGGGAGTCGGCACCATCCTGGCCGGCGCGTGTCTCGATCGGGCACGTCAGCGCGGTTGCGACGCGGTGGTGATCTCCACCCGAGACGAGTTGGCCAAGACCGCGCAGCGGATGTATCGGCGTCTCGGATTCGAGCGGCTGCCCGACCGGGATTGGATCCCCGAGGGCACCGATATCCGCCTCATCACCTGGCGACATGATTTGACCGTTTCGGTGTGA
- a CDS encoding SIS domain-containing protein, translating into MTADINDQPEVFARLADGQGAAIAAVAAEIAEKRPKYVLFTARGTSDHAALYGAYLTEIRLGIPAAMASPSAITVYGARPDLSDALVIGVSQSGGSPDIAEVLRVAAESGARTLAVTNNPESPLAAQAHRHIDVAAGHERAVAATKTYTAELLALFMLIEGIGTGTGRLADAEAAAVASLPELARTVLEDDTAEQLAPRYRFAERLVTTGRGYAYPTARETALKLMETSYLSALSFSGADLLHGPLAMADPDVPVLAIVGDGPGGEAMREVIGRLGERRADVVSIGPKDVPGAPIRIPSPQVDERLAPMLDILPLQRLALSLALIRGENPDAPRGLRKVTQTL; encoded by the coding sequence ATGACAGCCGATATCAACGACCAGCCCGAGGTGTTCGCCCGGTTGGCCGACGGCCAGGGGGCGGCGATCGCCGCCGTCGCCGCCGAGATCGCCGAGAAGCGGCCGAAGTACGTGCTCTTCACCGCGCGCGGTACCTCCGACCACGCCGCCCTGTACGGGGCCTACCTCACCGAGATCCGTTTGGGCATCCCCGCCGCGATGGCCTCGCCCAGCGCCATCACCGTCTACGGTGCTCGGCCCGACCTGTCGGACGCACTGGTCATCGGGGTCTCGCAGTCGGGCGGTTCCCCCGACATCGCCGAAGTTCTTCGTGTCGCCGCCGAGTCCGGCGCGCGCACCCTGGCCGTCACCAACAACCCGGAATCACCCCTGGCCGCCCAGGCACATCGCCACATCGACGTAGCCGCCGGTCACGAACGCGCGGTGGCGGCCACCAAGACCTACACCGCCGAACTTCTGGCGCTGTTCATGTTGATCGAGGGCATCGGCACCGGAACCGGTCGACTGGCCGATGCCGAGGCCGCAGCGGTGGCCTCACTGCCGGAGTTGGCCCGCACGGTACTGGAGGACGACACCGCCGAGCAGTTGGCGCCGCGGTACCGATTCGCCGAGCGTCTGGTCACCACCGGGCGGGGTTACGCCTACCCCACGGCGCGGGAGACCGCGCTGAAGTTGATGGAGACCTCTTATCTGTCGGCGTTGTCGTTCTCCGGCGCCGACCTGCTGCATGGGCCGCTGGCGATGGCCGACCCCGATGTGCCGGTCCTGGCGATCGTCGGTGACGGCCCCGGTGGTGAGGCCATGCGCGAGGTCATCGGCCGATTGGGGGAGCGGCGCGCCGATGTCGTCTCCATCGGACCCAAGGATGTGCCGGGAGCACCGATCCGTATCCCGTCGCCGCAGGTCGACGAACGGTTGGCGCCCATGTTGGACATTCTGCCGTTGCAGCGGCTGGCCTTGTCGTTGGCATTGATCCGAGGGGAGAACCCGGACGCGCCGCGCGGTCTGCGCAAGGTCACGCAGACGTTGTGA
- a CDS encoding ABC transporter permease, with product MSFFGYVRDNAQLLTFEFLQYASMVFQCVLAAAIIGMALAIASYRRPWLAALSTGVASVIFTIPSLALFGLMVPVFGLGVTPAVVALTFYALLPIIRNGIVGLSNVDSSMVDAARGMGMGRTAILAKVELPLAWPVVLTGIRVATQLTMGVGAIAAYVSGPGLGDQIFSGLARLGGANSLNAILAGTIGIIILALLFDAAFVLIGRLTTSRGLRV from the coding sequence TTGAGTTTTTTCGGTTATGTTCGAGACAACGCGCAGTTGCTGACCTTTGAGTTCCTGCAATACGCCAGCATGGTCTTTCAATGCGTGCTGGCGGCAGCCATCATCGGTATGGCGTTGGCGATCGCCTCCTACCGTCGGCCGTGGCTGGCGGCGTTGTCGACCGGTGTCGCCTCGGTCATCTTCACGATTCCCTCACTGGCGCTGTTCGGGCTGATGGTGCCGGTCTTCGGCCTGGGGGTTACACCGGCCGTCGTCGCGTTGACCTTCTACGCGTTGCTGCCGATCATTCGCAACGGCATCGTCGGGCTGTCCAATGTCGATAGCTCAATGGTCGACGCCGCCCGGGGTATGGGCATGGGGCGCACCGCGATATTGGCCAAAGTGGAATTGCCGTTGGCGTGGCCGGTCGTGTTGACCGGCATTCGCGTGGCGACCCAACTCACCATGGGCGTCGGTGCCATCGCCGCCTACGTCTCCGGGCCGGGACTGGGCGACCAGATCTTCTCCGGTCTGGCGCGCCTGGGTGGCGCGAACTCGCTCAACGCCATCCTGGCCGGAACCATCGGCATCATCATCCTCGCGTTGCTGTTCGACGCCGCGTTCGTGTTGATCGGTCGACTCACGACTTCCAGGGGGCTCCGTGTCTGA
- a CDS encoding ABC transporter ATP-binding protein produces the protein MSETTAPAQADSRGAEIELRGVTKRYPGQKKPAVDNVNLTIPDGEIVMLVGPSGCGKTTTMRMINRLIEPTDGDILIGGEDVRKKDPNELRRHIGYVIQAGGLFPHMSVADNVALVPRMLKWPSQKVSDRVDEMLSLVGLEPSQFGDRYPRQLSGGQQQRVGVARALAADPPVLLMDEPFGAVDPITRTHLQDELLALQDELSKTIVFVTHDFDEAVKLGDRIAILAQGSEIVQYDEPAAILASPANDFVRGFIGEGGAMKLLNVTRLADIELADVVATRPGADAAGVLAEVSEKETPWAVVLDESQRPVRWVSRDALADLSGDIGDAGDPVSATINGRSTVREALEVLLKSDAECVPVTVRRKYVGSVTLATVQHAINQLRERAKGGGRA, from the coding sequence GTGTCTGAAACCACCGCACCGGCGCAGGCCGACAGCCGCGGCGCCGAGATCGAACTGCGCGGGGTCACCAAGCGCTACCCCGGGCAGAAGAAACCCGCCGTCGACAATGTGAACCTGACGATTCCCGACGGTGAGATCGTCATGCTGGTGGGGCCGTCCGGCTGCGGCAAGACCACCACGATGCGCATGATCAACCGACTCATCGAACCGACCGACGGCGACATCCTCATCGGCGGCGAGGACGTTCGTAAGAAGGACCCCAACGAACTACGCCGCCACATCGGCTACGTCATCCAGGCGGGCGGACTGTTCCCGCACATGTCGGTGGCCGACAACGTGGCCCTGGTGCCCCGCATGCTGAAGTGGCCGTCGCAGAAGGTATCCGACCGGGTCGACGAGATGTTGTCGCTGGTGGGCCTGGAACCCTCACAGTTCGGCGACCGGTACCCGCGGCAGCTGTCGGGCGGGCAACAGCAGCGGGTGGGCGTGGCCCGTGCTCTGGCGGCCGACCCGCCGGTGTTGCTCATGGACGAGCCCTTCGGCGCCGTCGACCCGATCACCCGGACCCACCTCCAGGACGAGTTGCTGGCGCTTCAGGACGAACTGAGTAAGACGATCGTGTTCGTCACCCACGACTTCGACGAGGCCGTGAAACTCGGCGACCGGATCGCGATCCTCGCCCAAGGTTCCGAAATCGTCCAATACGACGAACCCGCCGCGATCCTCGCCAGTCCGGCCAACGACTTCGTCCGCGGATTCATCGGGGAGGGCGGCGCGATGAAACTGCTCAACGTCACCCGACTGGCCGACATCGAACTGGCCGACGTGGTCGCCACCCGCCCCGGAGCGGACGCCGCGGGAGTACTGGCGGAGGTGTCGGAAAAGGAGACACCGTGGGCGGTGGTGCTGGATGAGTCCCAGCGTCCGGTGCGATGGGTCTCGCGCGACGCGCTGGCGGACCTGTCCGGCGACATCGGCGACGCCGGTGACCCCGTCTCGGCGACCATCAACGGGCGGTCGACCGTCCGGGAGGCGCTCGAGGTGCTGCTGAAATCCGATGCCGAATGTGTGCCGGTCACGGTGCGGCGCAAATACGTCGGATCGGTGACCCTGGCGACGGTGCAGCACGCGATCAACCAACTGAGAGAACGCGCCAAGGGCGGTGGACGCGCATGA
- a CDS encoding ABC transporter permease — protein sequence MTAVAEKAQAAGATAADTSKKPWALLTTPLVALAAAGALALYLTQIDLTGAQRATLNPSSLADAVVQHLELTIVSTVIVLAIAIPVGIALSRKGARLATPVVLALANIGQGAPAIGVIALLAVWLGIGFWTAIVSLSVYSILPALRNTLVGLQQVDPALVDAGRGIGMSAPAVLFRVEVPLAIPVILAGIRTTLVLNVGIAALAAFIGAGGLGNLVVTGVKLYEFPVLVTGSVLIAILALLVDWVAAIAERYLHPKGV from the coding sequence ATGACGGCCGTCGCGGAGAAGGCGCAGGCCGCGGGAGCGACCGCCGCCGACACCAGCAAGAAACCGTGGGCACTGTTGACAACCCCGCTCGTGGCGTTGGCCGCGGCCGGTGCCCTGGCGCTGTACCTGACCCAGATCGACCTCACCGGCGCGCAACGCGCGACATTGAATCCCTCGTCGTTGGCCGACGCGGTGGTGCAGCACCTGGAGTTGACGATCGTCTCCACCGTCATCGTGTTGGCCATCGCGATACCGGTGGGCATCGCACTGTCCCGCAAGGGCGCTCGGCTGGCCACCCCGGTGGTGTTGGCGCTGGCCAACATCGGGCAGGGTGCCCCGGCCATCGGTGTTATCGCGCTGTTGGCGGTCTGGCTGGGCATCGGATTCTGGACCGCGATCGTGTCGCTGTCCGTCTACAGTATTCTTCCGGCGCTGCGAAACACCCTGGTGGGACTGCAGCAGGTGGATCCGGCGCTGGTCGATGCCGGCCGAGGCATCGGTATGTCGGCTCCGGCCGTGCTGTTTCGAGTCGAAGTGCCATTGGCGATCCCGGTGATCCTGGCCGGTATTCGCACGACCCTGGTGCTCAACGTCGGCATCGCCGCGTTGGCGGCGTTCATCGGTGCCGGCGGTTTGGGCAATCTCGTCGTCACCGGGGTCAAGCTCTACGAGTTCCCGGTGCTGGTCACCGGCAGTGTCCTCATCGCGATTCTGGCGCTGTTGGTGGACTGGGTGGCCGCCATCGCCGAACGCTACCTCCACCCGAAGGGAGTGTGA
- a CDS encoding glycine betaine ABC transporter substrate-binding protein codes for MRTAKAVATLALAALVGACGLEPASQFIPEVKAGPELDEFDSLDGATIVTTSKDFTEQLILGKILTLVLTAKGAEVVDNTNAKGSVNARESLLRGDADLMWEYTGTGWVNYLGHADGDPGPDGKPVELSDADQVFAAVAKEDLAKNGIFWSSPAPFNNTYAIAMTEADSQRLDVTTLDDIAKLPTEEQTFCLENEFESRSDGWPGMKEAYGLDIPSSNVSIMDAGIVYSEVGGRCVFGEVFDTDGRILANNLVTLEDNRGYFPIYEPSVTIRESINEQYPQIAKIFEKVGSKLSTDVMRELNSRVDVDGENPVSVAEEWLIKEGFLESTD; via the coding sequence ATGCGTACGGCGAAGGCGGTGGCGACGCTGGCGCTGGCGGCCCTGGTGGGCGCCTGCGGATTGGAACCGGCGTCGCAGTTCATTCCCGAGGTCAAGGCCGGGCCGGAACTCGACGAGTTCGACTCGTTGGACGGCGCGACCATCGTGACCACCTCGAAGGACTTCACCGAGCAGCTCATCCTGGGCAAGATCCTGACCCTGGTGCTGACCGCCAAGGGCGCCGAGGTCGTCGACAACACCAATGCCAAGGGCAGCGTGAACGCTCGGGAATCCCTACTGCGCGGTGACGCCGACCTGATGTGGGAGTACACCGGAACCGGTTGGGTCAACTATCTCGGCCACGCCGACGGTGATCCCGGTCCCGACGGCAAGCCGGTCGAGTTGAGCGACGCGGATCAGGTGTTCGCGGCGGTCGCGAAGGAGGACCTGGCGAAGAACGGCATCTTCTGGTCGTCGCCGGCGCCGTTCAACAACACCTACGCCATCGCGATGACCGAGGCCGACTCCCAGCGGCTTGACGTGACCACACTGGACGATATCGCCAAGCTGCCGACCGAGGAGCAGACCTTCTGCCTGGAGAACGAGTTCGAATCGCGCTCCGACGGTTGGCCGGGCATGAAAGAGGCCTACGGGCTGGACATCCCGAGCTCCAACGTATCCATCATGGACGCCGGGATCGTGTACAGCGAGGTCGGCGGCCGCTGTGTCTTCGGTGAGGTCTTCGACACCGACGGCCGCATCCTCGCCAACAACCTGGTGACCCTGGAGGACAACCGCGGATACTTTCCGATTTACGAGCCGTCGGTGACGATCCGCGAGTCGATCAACGAGCAGTACCCGCAGATCGCGAAGATATTCGAGAAGGTCGGATCCAAGCTGAGCACCGATGTCATGCGAGAACTCAACAGCCGGGTCGACGTCGACGGTGAGAACCCGGTCAGTGTGGCAGAGGAATGGTTGATCAAAGAGGGGTTCCTGGAGTCGACGGACTAG